The Stenotrophomonas sp. NA06056 genome segment GTTGCCGTCGGACAGCATCAGCAGACCGTCGGGCACGTGCTGGTCAGTGGCCCAGGCCTTCATCACGAACGGATCGTTGACCGCCATGCAGTACACGTCGATGCCGCGCTTGCGGAAGGCCTCGAACGTTTCCACATAGCCAGGCAGGTGGCGCGCAGAACAGGTGGGGGTGAAGGCACCGGGTACGGCGAACAGCACCACCTTGCGCCCGTCGAACAGAGCGTGGGTATCGAGGGTCTCGATGCCTTCGCGGATGCGCTTGAGAGTGACTTCCGGAATGCGGTCGCCGACATGGATGGTCATGGGAACTCCTTGCTGGATGAGGGTAGGGGCCAGGACGGGACGGACGCGTCAAGACATTGGAAAACCCATGTATACACCCCATCTCTGTCGTCCGCGGCGGGCTGTCAGCCACAGCATGGGGCAGGGCGATGGCAGGCGCATTGCGCTGAATCAGTCTGCCTCACCGTTGCCGCACGACCGCCGGCGTAGCATCGCCGGCGCGTAGAATGAACCCGGGGCGGCGCCACCGGCGCCGCCGAAGCGAATCGAGGTAGCTGGATGGAATTCAAGGATTATTACGCCACCCTGGGGGTGGAACCGAGCGCGGGCGAGGCGGAAATCAAGACCGCCTATCGTCGGCTGGCACGCAAGTACCACCCGGACGTCAGCAAGGAGGCCGGGGCCGAAGACAAGTTCAAGGCCATCAACGAAGCCTACGAGGCGCTGCGCGATCCAGAGAAGCGCGCGGCCTATGACCAGCTGCGCGCGCAGGGCTATCGCCCGGGCGAGGAATTCAACGTGCCGCCCAACTACGGTGGTGGCGGTTTCAATTTCGAGGAAGTGTTCGGTGGCGGCGGCGGTGGGCCCAATGGTGGCTTCAGCGACTTCTTCGAGAGCCTGTTCGCGCGCCAGCGCGGCGGCCAGGGCGCGGGGCCCGGTCCGGGCTTCAGCAGCCACGGGCACGCGCCCAACCGTGATACCCGGGCCAAGCTGTCGGTACCGCTGGAGGCGGCCTACAACGGCGACAGCCTGCGCATCACCGTCAACGGCAAGCAGCTGGACGTGCGCGTGCCCAAGGGCATCCGTCCCGGGCAGGTGATCCGCCTGGCCGGGCAGGGCAACCACGGCGGCAACCTGCTGCTGGAAGTGGAGTACGCCGCGCATCCGCAGTTCGAGGTCGACGGCCGCAACATCCTGTACACGCTGCCGGTCACCCCGTGGCAGGCGGCGCTGGGTACCAGCATCAGCGTGCCGACCCTGGGCGGAGCGGTGGAACTGAAGATTCCGGCCGACTCCGATGCCGGTCGCAAGCTGCGCCTGCGTGGGCGTGGCCTGCCGGGCAGCCCGGACGGCGATCAGATCGTCGAAATCGAGATCGTAGCCCCGGCGGCGACCGACGAGGCGCAGAAGAAGGCCTATCGGAATCTGGCCAAGGCGTTTGGCGAAACGATCTGAGATGGAGTCTGGTGGGTGCGGACCTTGGTCCGCACGCCTTGCCGGTAGTGCCGGCCTCTGGCCGGCAAAGGTGTGCCAACCAAGGTAGGCGCCTACCAGGGCGGCGTGTCAGCCCTGCCCGGCGAACACCCGCTCCAGCACCTCGGACAGCTCGTCTTCCGAGAACGGCTTGGTGATGTAGGCCTTGGCGCCCTGGCGCATGCCCCACATGCGGTCGGTGTCCTGGTCCTTGGTGGTCACCAGGATCACCGGGATGTGCCGGGTTGCTTCATCGCGGGCAAGGGTGCGGGTGGCCTGGAAGCCATTGAGGTTGGGCATCACCACGTCCATCAGCACCAGGTCGGGCAGCTCGGCCTTGGCGGTCTCCACCCCGGCCGCACCATCGGTGGCGGTCAGGATCTGGTGCCCGAGCTTCTCGACGATGCGCTGTATCCCCAACAGCTGCGACGGTGAGTCGTCGACGATCAGAATGCGTGCCATGTTGTTCCCCATGTGATGCCGGAAGTGTAGTGCCGGCATCCTGTTGGCGGGAGGGCGACGGTTGCCGTCCGTCGCCTGCCTGCGACGTTCAGTCGATCCGCACCACCGTGCGGCCAAGCGAGCCGCCCGCCAGCATGCGATCAAACACCGCGGGCAGACCGTCCAGACCGACTTCGGCGGTGCAGATGCGGTCCAGGTGCTGTGGTTTCCACGCGCCGCCCAGGCGTGCCCACACTTCTTCGCGCAGCGCGCGTGGGGCGTTGGCCGACGAGACACCAAGCAGCGAGACACCGCGCAGGATGAACGGCATCACCGTCATGTCCAGCGCCGGGCTGGCGGCCAGGCCCGCACTGACCACGCTGCCATAGGGCACGGTCTGTGCCAGCAGGCTGGCCAGCATCGGACCGCCGGCGTTGTCCAGGCCACCGCCGAAGCGTGCCGACTGCAGCGGACCGGTGTCGGCAAGGGCATCACGCGGCAGCACCTCTGCAGCACCGATGCCGCGCAGGAAGTCGGTCTGCTCCGGTTTGCCGCTGATCGCGTGCACGGCATAGCCGGCGCGGCTGAAGATGTCTACGGCCAGGGCTCCGACCCCACCGCTGGCACCGGTGACCGCCAGTGGCCCAAGCTCGGGCGTCTGCCGGTTGTCCTGCAGGCGCAGCAGTGCCAGCGCGGCGGTGAAGCCGGCGGTGCCCAGCACCATCGCCTCGCGTGGGCTCAGGCCCGCGGGCTGGGCGATGACCGCGCTCGATTCCAGCCGCACGTACTGGCTGTAGCCGCCATCGCGGGTTTCGCTGAGGCCGCAGCCGGTGGCCAGTACCGCGTCGCCCTCGCGCCAGGCCGGATCGGTGGAGGCGACCACCGTGCCGGCCACGTCGATGCCGCCCACCAGCGGGAAACGCCGCAGGATCCGGCCTTTGCCGGTGCCGGCCAGCGCATCCTTGTAGTTGACCGAGGACCAGTGCGCGCGGATCAGCACCTGGCCGGGATTGAGGTCGTCCAGGCTCAGCGGCACCAGGCCGCTGCGGTAGCCGGCGTCGTCTTTTTCGATGCGGAAGGCGGTGAACGGGGCGGTGGGGGCCATCGGCGTTGCCTGACTTCGAGGAAAACGCCACCTTACCCGTTCCGGACCCTTTCAATCCTGCCGGTCAGCCCCATCTTGTATGATCGGTAATGGTTCATGGCTGGCGTTGCGGGAAGGGCCCGCGTCGCAGCCCACATCTTGATGGAGCGTGCATGGCCTGGAATACACCCGGCGGCAACAAGGGCGGACAAGGCCCCGAGGACAATCGACGCGGGCCGTTCGGGTCGCGCGGCGGTGGCAATGGTGGCGGCTGGGGCGGATTGCCCGGACCGCTGAAGGACCTGTTCGACGGCGGCATCCTGCGTTGGGTGGCAGCAGCAGTGGTACTGCTGGTGTTGTTCTCCAGCTTCCAGCTGATCGGCGAACAGCAGCGTGGCGTGGTGCTGCGCTTCGGCCAGTTCTCGCGCATCCTGACCCCAGGCCCGAACTTCAAGTTGCCCTGGCCGATCGAATCGGTCACCAAGGTCAACGCGACCGAGATCAAGACCTTCTCGATCCAGGTGCCGGTGCTGACCCGCGACGAGAACATCGTCAACGTCTCGTTGAACGTGCAGTACCGCATCGATGACCCGCAGCAGTATCTGTTCGGCACCGTCGATGCCAACCAGGTGCTGGAACAGTCGGCGCAGAGCGCGGTGCGTGAGGAAGTCGGCCGTGCCGACCTCAATGCCGTGCTGAACAACCGTGGCCCGCTGGCCGTGGCCGCCGAGGAGCGCCTGCAGGCGCTGCTGAAGGCGTTCAAGACCGGCCTGACCGTGACCGGCCTGACCCTGCAGGACGCCCGTCCGCCGGAGGAGGTCAAGCCGGCCTTCGACGAGGTCAACGGTGCCCAGCAGGTCAAGGAACGCCTGATCAACGAAGCCCAGGCCTATGCGGCCAAGGTCGTGCCTGAAGCGCGTGGCCAGGCGTCGCGTGCCCGTACCACCGCCGAAGGCTACAAGCAGGCGGTGGTGTCCAAGGCCGAAGGTGATGGTCAGCGCTTCAGCCTGCTGCAGGCCCAGTACAAGGATGCACCGGAAGTCACCCGCAAGCGCCTGTGGCTGGAAACGGTGCAGCAGGTCCTGAGCGAGAACCGCAAGGTCATTGGTGGCGATGGCCGTCAGCTGATCTACGTGCCGATGACCGGCGATACCCGTGCCACGACCTCGGCTCCGCCGGGGGTGACGAACCCGGAGGTGGTGATGCCGTCGCTGCCGGGTACCACGGCAGTGGAAGCTTCCCGGGATCCGGGCCGGCCGGTGGGCCGCCCGACCGGGCGTTCGAGCGGCCGTGAGGAGGGCAGCCGATGAGAAATTCAATGTGGATCGCCGTTGTCGTAGCGGTGCTGCTGGGCCTGCTGGGCTCGGTGTACGTGGTCCGCGAGGACCAGACCGCCATGGTCCTGAACCTGGGCAAGGTGGTGCGTTCGGACATCAAGCCGGGCCTGCACTTCAAGCTGCCGGTGGTGGAAACGGTGCGGGTGTTCGACCGCCGCTTCCAGGTGCTGGACACCGCGCCGGCACGCTACTTCACCGCCGAGCAGAAGGACGTCAGCGTCGACTTCTTCGCCATCGGTTACATCTCCAACGTGGGTGACTACTTCCGTGCCACCGGCGGCGATCCGCGCATCGCCAACGCCCGTCTGGCACCGATCATCACCGACTCGCTGCGCAACCAGATCAACTCGCGCACCCTGCAGCAGCTGGTTTCCGGCGACCGCAGCGAGCTGATCGCCGAGCAGCTGAAGGGGATCAACGAAGCCGTTGCCGGCCTGGGCATGCAGATGATCGACCTGCGCATCAAGCAGGTGGACCTGCCGACTGACAGCCAGGTGATCAATGACGTGTATGAGCGCATGCGCGCCCAGCGCAAGCAGGAAGCCGCCAAGCTGCGCGCCGAAGGCGAGGAGCAGTCGCTGACCATCCGCGCCCAGGCCGACCGTGACAGCACCGTGCTGATCGCAGAAGCCGAACGCGATGCCCAGCGCCTGCGTGGTGAAGGCGATGCCGAGGCCGCACGCATCTACGGCAAGGCCGGTTCGGCTGACCCGTCGTTCTACGCGTTCTACCGCAGCCTCGAGGCCTATCGCGGCTCGATGACCGACGGCAACGGCGTAATCGTGCTGGACAAGAACGATCCGTTCCTGCAGTACCTCAAGAACGATCGCTGAGACCGCACGGCAGTACCTCACGGGGCCCGGCCATACGCCGGGCCCCGTGCTTTTCCGGAGTTCCCCCATGAAAGATCTGTTCGCCGCCGTCTGTCTGGTCGCGGTGCTGGAAGGCCTGTTGCTGTTCGCGGCCCCCCTGGCCTGGAAGCGCATGGCCGAACGCCTGCTGGAACTGCCCAGCCCGGCCCTGCGCAGCTTCGGCGGCCTGGTCCTGCTGGCCGGGTTGAGCCTGCTGTGGTGGGTGCGCCACTGAGAGGGTAGTGCCGGCCGCTGGCCGGCAACCCGGGGCTGCCGGCCAGCGGCCGGCACTACCGGCCTGACCGGCCGGTGAAGCCGTCCGTCGGAAAGGTGGCACCCGACCCCCGAAACCCGGATAATGCACAAAAGCCGGACGGGCCTCCCCGTTCGGCTTTTTCCGTGTCTGGGCCTTCCATTGCCGGCCGCTCCCCGTTTGGAGCCGCCACCCAAGCGCTGGCCAGCCCTGCTGCGGTTTACCCGTCCGCGGCCCCGATGGCCGCAACAAATAGAGGAACCCGTCATGGGTCAGTCTGTCGTAGTGCTTGGTGCCCAGTGGGGCGATGAAGGCAAGGGCAAGATCGTCGATCTGCTCACTGAGGAAATCGGCGCCGTCGTGCGCTTCCAGGGCGGCCACAATGCCGGCCACACCCTGGTCATCAACGGCAAGAAGACCGTCCTGCACCTGATCCCGTCGGGCATCCTGCGTGACGATGCGCTGTGCCTGATCGGCAACGGCGTAGTGATCTCGCCGGCTGCGCTGCAGAAGGAAATCGCCGAGCTGGAAGCCTCCGGCGTGGAAGTGCGTTCGCGCCTGAAGATCTCCCCGGCCGCGCCGCTGATCATGCCGTACCACATCGCCCTGGACCAGGCACGCGAGCGCGCTGCCGGCGGCAAGGCGATCGGCACCACCGGTCGTGGCATCGGCCCGGCCTACGAAGACAAGGTGGCGCGTCGCGGCATCCGCATCGCCGACCTGCATTACCCGAAGCAGCTTGAAGAACTGCTGCGCACCGCGCTGGATTACCACAACTTCGTGCTGACCAAGTACCTGAACACCGATGCGGTCGACTTCCAGAAGACCTTCGACGAAGCGCTGGCCTTCGGCGAGTACGTGCAGCCGATGAAGTCGGACGTTGCCGGCATCCTGCATGACCTGCGCAAGCAGGGTAAGCGCGTGCTGTTCGAA includes the following:
- a CDS encoding peroxiredoxin, yielding MTIHVGDRIPEVTLKRIREGIETLDTHALFDGRKVVLFAVPGAFTPTCSARHLPGYVETFEAFRKRGIDVYCMAVNDPFVMKAWATDQHVPDGLLMLSDGNAELTRALGLELDASASGMGIRSRRFALYVVDGTVRAAWIEEPGQFDVSSAEHVLEHLPT
- a CDS encoding DnaJ C-terminal domain-containing protein gives rise to the protein MEFKDYYATLGVEPSAGEAEIKTAYRRLARKYHPDVSKEAGAEDKFKAINEAYEALRDPEKRAAYDQLRAQGYRPGEEFNVPPNYGGGGFNFEEVFGGGGGGPNGGFSDFFESLFARQRGGQGAGPGPGFSSHGHAPNRDTRAKLSVPLEAAYNGDSLRITVNGKQLDVRVPKGIRPGQVIRLAGQGNHGGNLLLEVEYAAHPQFEVDGRNILYTLPVTPWQAALGTSISVPTLGGAVELKIPADSDAGRKLRLRGRGLPGSPDGDQIVEIEIVAPAATDEAQKKAYRNLAKAFGETI
- the pilH gene encoding twitching motility response regulator PilH, with amino-acid sequence MARILIVDDSPSQLLGIQRIVEKLGHQILTATDGAAGVETAKAELPDLVLMDVVMPNLNGFQATRTLARDEATRHIPVILVTTKDQDTDRMWGMRQGAKAYITKPFSEDELSEVLERVFAGQG
- a CDS encoding YhdH/YhfP family quinone oxidoreductase, with protein sequence MAPTAPFTAFRIEKDDAGYRSGLVPLSLDDLNPGQVLIRAHWSSVNYKDALAGTGKGRILRRFPLVGGIDVAGTVVASTDPAWREGDAVLATGCGLSETRDGGYSQYVRLESSAVIAQPAGLSPREAMVLGTAGFTAALALLRLQDNRQTPELGPLAVTGASGGVGALAVDIFSRAGYAVHAISGKPEQTDFLRGIGAAEVLPRDALADTGPLQSARFGGGLDNAGGPMLASLLAQTVPYGSVVSAGLAASPALDMTVMPFILRGVSLLGVSSANAPRALREEVWARLGGAWKPQHLDRICTAEVGLDGLPAVFDRMLAGGSLGRTVVRID
- the hflK gene encoding FtsH protease activity modulator HflK, with the translated sequence MAWNTPGGNKGGQGPEDNRRGPFGSRGGGNGGGWGGLPGPLKDLFDGGILRWVAAAVVLLVLFSSFQLIGEQQRGVVLRFGQFSRILTPGPNFKLPWPIESVTKVNATEIKTFSIQVPVLTRDENIVNVSLNVQYRIDDPQQYLFGTVDANQVLEQSAQSAVREEVGRADLNAVLNNRGPLAVAAEERLQALLKAFKTGLTVTGLTLQDARPPEEVKPAFDEVNGAQQVKERLINEAQAYAAKVVPEARGQASRARTTAEGYKQAVVSKAEGDGQRFSLLQAQYKDAPEVTRKRLWLETVQQVLSENRKVIGGDGRQLIYVPMTGDTRATTSAPPGVTNPEVVMPSLPGTTAVEASRDPGRPVGRPTGRSSGREEGSR
- a CDS encoding protease modulator HflC, coding for MRNSMWIAVVVAVLLGLLGSVYVVREDQTAMVLNLGKVVRSDIKPGLHFKLPVVETVRVFDRRFQVLDTAPARYFTAEQKDVSVDFFAIGYISNVGDYFRATGGDPRIANARLAPIITDSLRNQINSRTLQQLVSGDRSELIAEQLKGINEAVAGLGMQMIDLRIKQVDLPTDSQVINDVYERMRAQRKQEAAKLRAEGEEQSLTIRAQADRDSTVLIAEAERDAQRLRGEGDAEAARIYGKAGSADPSFYAFYRSLEAYRGSMTDGNGVIVLDKNDPFLQYLKNDR
- a CDS encoding DUF2065 family protein, translated to MKDLFAAVCLVAVLEGLLLFAAPLAWKRMAERLLELPSPALRSFGGLVLLAGLSLLWWVRH
- a CDS encoding adenylosuccinate synthase, which produces MGQSVVVLGAQWGDEGKGKIVDLLTEEIGAVVRFQGGHNAGHTLVINGKKTVLHLIPSGILRDDALCLIGNGVVISPAALQKEIAELEASGVEVRSRLKISPAAPLIMPYHIALDQARERAAGGKAIGTTGRGIGPAYEDKVARRGIRIADLHYPKQLEELLRTALDYHNFVLTKYLNTDAVDFQKTFDEALAFGEYVQPMKSDVAGILHDLRKQGKRVLFEGAQGALLDIDHGTYPYVTSSNTTVGGALAGAGVGADAIDYVLGIAKAYATRVGGGPFPTELDDEIGQGIRDRGAEYGASTGRPRRCGWMDIVALKRAVAINGISGLCITKLDVLDGMEKLKVCIAYEYNGKRTEYAPLDAQGWEDCTPVYLEFPGWTENTHGITNWDDLPPAARAYLRSLEELAGCPISIVSTGPDRDHTMVLQDPFA